Proteins found in one Sorghum bicolor cultivar BTx623 chromosome 1, Sorghum_bicolor_NCBIv3, whole genome shotgun sequence genomic segment:
- the LOC8085265 gene encoding probable E3 ubiquitin-protein ligase ARI2: protein MGRDAEETSPPVSSSELEQEEDDDDCYLSDQEDDALEESVLQVLEDEHHEDCHWSASCVITKESLLAAQREDLRKVMELLGLREHHARTLLIHYRWDVERIFELLDQKGRDRLFSEAGIPLQYTNNAGTTSSAEVTCNVCYDDVPPSTASEMDCGHSYCNDCWTEYFIVKINEGQSRRVRCMAPKCNAICDEAIIRKLVIARHPDIAERFERFLLESYIEDNDTVKWCPSTPHCGNAIRVKGDIYCEVECTCGCQFCFNCSLQAHSPCSCMMWELWIKKCRDESETVNWITVNTKPCPKCHKPVEKNGGCNLVACICGQAFCWLCGGATGRDHTWSSISGHSCGRFTDDQTKKTEQARRDLYRYMHYHNRYKAHTDSLKQEAKLKNEIQGKISISENKESKIKDYSWVMNGLNRLFRSRRVLSYSYPFAFYMFGDEIFKDEMTPHEREVKQNLFEDQQQQLEFNVERLSGFLEKDFQLFTDDEVMDTMKHVINLSNVVDKLCKQMYQCIENDLLYPLRTPHNIAPYKSKGLDRASELNISWDSAEQSSQSTKRSQNEASTVLGKRGSSSDNRGHQSNKRERVDANGGGSALFDLNVPAEVVDKI from the exons ATGGGTCGCGACGCCGAGGAGACCTCGCCGCCGGTGTCCTCGTCGGAATTGGAGCAggaagaagacgacgacgactgCTACCTGAGCGATCAGGAGGACGATGCCCTAGAAGAGTCCGTCCTCCAGGTCCTCGAGGACGAGCACCACGAGGACTGCCATTGGTCCGCCTCATGC GTCATCACCAAGGAATCCCTCCTGGCGGCGCAG AGGGAGGATCTTAGGAAGGTGATGGAGCTGCTAGGGTTGAGGGAGCACCATGCCCGGACGCTCCTCATCCACTACCGCTGGGATGTGGAGAGGATTTTCGAGCTTCTCGATCAGAAGGGCAGGGATAGGCTCTTCTCGGAGGCTGGTATTCCTCTCCAGTACACCAATAATGCCGGGACAACCTCCTCGGCGGAGGTGACCTGCAATGTTTGTTATGATGATGTGCCACCCTCGACTGCCTCCGAGATGGACTGCGGCCACAGTTACTGCAATGATT GTTGGACTGAATATTTCATTGTGAAAATAAATGAGGGTCAGAGCCGGCGTGTCAGATGCATGGCTCCAAAGTGCAATGCTATTTGTGATGAAGCAATAATTCGAAAACTAGTCATTGCGAGACACCCAGATATCGCAGAACGCTTTGAAAGATTTTTACTGGAATCATATATTGAGGATAATGATACAGTCAAGTGGTGCCCAAGCACACCACATTGTGGAAATGCTATACGCGTCAAAGGCGATATTTATTGTGAGGTGGAATGCACATGTGGATGCCAGTTTTGTTTTAATTGCTCCTTACAAGCACACTCACCATGTTCCTGCATGATGTGGGAGCTCTGGATCAAGAAATGCCGTGATGAATCAGAAACAGTGAATTGGATAACAGTAAATACTAAGCCCTGTCCCAAGTGTCACAAACCTGTGGAGAAGAATGGTGGCTGCAACCTGGTTGCATGTATATGTGGACAAGCATTCTG TTGGTTATGTGGGGGGGCTACAGGTAGAGATCACACATGGTCAAGTATTAGTGGCCACAGTTGTGGCCGGTTCACTGATGATCAGACTAAGAAGACGGAACAAGCAAGGCGAGACCTGTACAGATATATGCACTACCACAACAGATACAAGGCTCACACTGACTCTCTTAAGCAGGAAGCAAAGCTAAAGAATGAGATCCAGGGGAAGATATCCATTTCAGAAAATAAGGAGTCAAAGATAAAAGATTATTCTTGGGTCATGAATGGGTTAAACAGGCTATTCAGATCAAGGCGTGTTCTTTCCTATTCATATCCGTTTGCATTTTATATGTTTGGTGATGAGATTTTCAAGGATGAGATGACTCCTCACGAAAGAGAAGTGAAGCAGAATTTATTTGAGGATCAGCAACAACAACTAGAATTTAATGTTGAAAGACTTTCTGGTTTCCTTGAGAAAGATTTTCAACTTTTTACTGATGACGAGGTCATGGATACGATGAAGCATGTCATCAATCTTTCCAATGTGGTTGATAAGCTCTGCAAACAAAT GTATCAGTGCATCGAGAATGATTTGTTATATCCTCTACGCACACCTCACAACATTGCTCCATACAAATCTAAGGGCCTTGACAGGGCCTCGGAGCTTAATATTAGTTGGGATTCTGCTGAACAAAGTTCACAGTCAACAAAACGAAGTCAGAATGAAG CATCGACTGTTCTGGGGAAACGAGGCTCGAGTTCTGATAATAGGGGGCACCAATCTAACAAGCGAGAGAGGGTAGATGCTAATGGTGGTGGTAGTGCACTTTTTGATCTCAATGTGCCAGCTGAAGTGGTGGATAAGATCTGA